In one Hyphomicrobium sp. 99 genomic region, the following are encoded:
- the tesB gene encoding acyl-CoA thioesterase II, which translates to MTALPPPHPALDKLIQTLTLEPLEDNLFRGAKASEGWQRVYGGLVLGQALVAAASTVDEKRPIHSLHGYFLLAGDPEREIVYDVERIRDGGSFTTRRVRAIQHGRAIFSMSASFHKPETGFEHQSKMPAVPPPEALPSTQELLSAGNTELPESMRAYLSRDRPIDVRIVDPSRYTSREPRPPEQSIWLRSNGPLADNAYINQAVLAYASDFTLLDTALVAHGKLLFDTDVQLASLDHAMWFHRPFRADDWLLYVQDSPSASAARAYCRGSIFDRQGRLVASTVQEGLMRPRETAFLPK; encoded by the coding sequence ATGACAGCTTTGCCTCCGCCCCACCCCGCTCTGGATAAGCTTATCCAAACGCTGACCCTCGAACCGCTTGAAGACAATCTGTTTCGCGGCGCGAAGGCGAGCGAAGGCTGGCAACGTGTTTACGGCGGCCTCGTGCTTGGCCAAGCCCTGGTTGCAGCCGCATCAACGGTCGACGAAAAACGCCCGATCCATTCGTTGCATGGGTATTTCCTGCTCGCCGGCGATCCCGAGCGTGAGATCGTCTACGATGTTGAACGCATCCGGGACGGCGGCAGTTTCACGACCCGTAGGGTGCGTGCCATCCAGCACGGACGCGCCATTTTCTCGATGAGCGCATCGTTTCACAAGCCGGAAACGGGTTTCGAACATCAGTCGAAGATGCCCGCCGTTCCGCCGCCGGAAGCCTTGCCCAGCACCCAGGAACTCCTGAGCGCCGGTAACACCGAATTGCCCGAAAGCATGCGCGCCTATCTGAGCCGCGACCGGCCGATCGACGTGCGCATCGTCGATCCCTCGCGTTATACGAGCCGCGAACCGAGACCCCCGGAGCAATCGATCTGGCTGAGATCCAACGGCCCCCTGGCCGACAACGCCTATATCAATCAGGCCGTTCTCGCCTACGCCTCGGACTTCACGTTACTCGACACCGCCCTGGTCGCCCACGGCAAGCTTCTGTTCGACACCGACGTCCAGCTGGCGAGCCTCGACCATGCCATGTGGTTCCACCGGCCGTTCCGGGCCGATGACTGGCTTCTCTACGTCCAGGACAGCCCCAGCGCCTCCGCCGCGCGCGCCTATTGCCGTGGGTCCATCTTCGACCGCCAGGGGCGTTTGGTGGCATCTACAGTCCAGGAAGGACTGATGCGCCCCCGAGAAACCGCATTCTTGCCCAAATAG
- the rpsP gene encoding 30S ribosomal protein S16 encodes MSVKIRLSRGGAKKRPYYYVVVAHHSAPRDGRYIEQIGTFDPMLKKDDPNRIKLIEDRVKHWLSVGAQPTDRVLRLLDITGLAKREASVNPEKAKPKKKAQERAAAAAEKAAKAAEAAQGETA; translated from the coding sequence ATGTCGGTGAAAATTCGCTTGTCGCGCGGTGGCGCCAAGAAGCGTCCCTACTACTATGTGGTTGTTGCCCACCACTCGGCGCCGCGCGATGGCCGTTACATCGAACAGATCGGCACCTTCGATCCGATGCTCAAGAAGGACGATCCGAACCGCATCAAGCTCATTGAAGATCGCGTGAAGCACTGGCTGAGCGTCGGCGCGCAGCCGACCGATCGCGTTCTCCGCCTGCTCGACATCACCGGTCTTGCTAAGCGCGAAGCCTCGGTCAATCCCGAGAAGGCGAAGCCGAAGAAGAAGGCTCAGGAGCGCGCCGCAGCTGCAGCCGAGAAGGCCGCCAAGGCAGCCGAAGCCGCACAGGGCGAAACCGCCTGA
- the ffh gene encoding signal recognition particle protein produces MFQSLTERLSGVLDKLTRRGALTESDVVEAMREVRRALLEADVALDVVKDFTDKVKAKAVGAEVLRSVTPGQMVVKIVNDELVAMLGSDAQPIDLHAAPPVGILMVGLQGSGKTTTTAKIAYRLTNRDRKKVLMASLDTRRPAAQEQLRVLGEQTSVATLPIIAGQTPLQIARRAQDAAKLGGFDAIIYDTAGRVTVDEELMDEVRDVKAAIHPHEVLLVADSLTGQDAVNTAKAFDGHIGVTGIVLTRADGDGRGGAALSMRAVTGKPIKLIGVGEKWDALEDFHPGRIASRILGMGDVVSLVEKAAQTIDVEKATKIAEKMKKGSFDLEDLSDQLQQMQKLGGMGGVLGMLPGVAKIKGQINEAGLDKSLVHQRAIISSMTPKERRNPKLLDAKRKRRIASGSGTKVEEINKLLKMHRQMADMMKTMGRSGGMLNKFLGRTGGGPSEAELQAMQADLAKLDPKALEQLPEELKEQVTKGLTGGGGGMPGLPSGLGRGGLPGLGSGLPRGLPGLGGGMPKFPGFPGKKR; encoded by the coding sequence ATGTTTCAGAGTCTCACAGAACGCCTTTCGGGCGTCCTCGATAAGCTGACACGCCGTGGCGCGCTGACCGAAAGCGACGTCGTCGAGGCCATGCGCGAAGTTCGCCGCGCCCTCCTCGAAGCCGACGTCGCGCTCGATGTCGTCAAAGATTTCACAGACAAGGTCAAAGCCAAGGCCGTCGGCGCCGAGGTCCTGCGCTCCGTCACGCCCGGCCAGATGGTCGTCAAGATCGTCAACGACGAGCTCGTGGCGATGCTTGGCTCCGACGCGCAGCCGATCGATCTCCACGCGGCGCCACCCGTCGGCATCCTGATGGTCGGCCTGCAGGGCTCGGGCAAGACGACGACGACCGCCAAGATCGCCTACCGCCTGACGAACCGGGATCGCAAGAAAGTGCTGATGGCGTCGCTCGATACGCGGCGCCCGGCGGCACAGGAACAGCTGCGCGTCCTCGGCGAGCAGACGAGCGTCGCGACGCTTCCGATCATCGCTGGACAGACGCCGCTGCAGATCGCCCGCCGCGCCCAAGACGCGGCCAAGCTCGGCGGCTTCGACGCCATCATTTACGATACCGCCGGTCGCGTCACCGTCGACGAAGAGTTGATGGACGAGGTTCGCGACGTCAAAGCCGCGATCCATCCGCACGAAGTCCTTCTCGTTGCCGACTCGCTCACCGGCCAGGACGCCGTCAACACCGCCAAAGCCTTCGACGGCCATATCGGCGTGACAGGCATCGTCCTGACCCGTGCCGACGGCGATGGCCGCGGCGGCGCCGCGCTCTCGATGCGCGCTGTTACCGGCAAGCCCATCAAGCTCATCGGCGTCGGCGAAAAATGGGACGCGCTCGAAGATTTCCATCCGGGCCGCATCGCCTCGCGCATTCTCGGCATGGGCGACGTTGTCTCGCTCGTCGAAAAAGCCGCTCAAACGATCGACGTCGAAAAGGCGACGAAGATCGCCGAGAAGATGAAGAAGGGGTCGTTCGACCTCGAAGACCTTTCCGACCAATTGCAGCAGATGCAGAAGCTCGGCGGCATGGGCGGCGTGCTTGGCATGTTGCCCGGCGTCGCCAAGATCAAGGGCCAGATCAACGAAGCCGGTCTCGACAAGAGCCTCGTTCATCAGCGCGCGATCATTTCGTCGATGACGCCGAAGGAACGGCGTAATCCGAAGCTTCTCGACGCCAAGCGCAAGCGCCGCATCGCCTCTGGATCGGGCACCAAGGTCGAAGAGATCAACAAGCTTCTAAAAATGCACCGCCAGATGGCGGACATGATGAAGACCATGGGCCGCAGCGGCGGCATGCTGAACAAATTCCTCGGGCGCACCGGTGGTGGACCTTCCGAAGCCGAACTGCAGGCGATGCAGGCCGACCTCGCAAAGCTAGACCCGAAGGCGCTCGAACAGCTTCCCGAAGAACTCAAGGAACAGGTCACCAAGGGTCTGACAGGCGGAGGTGGCGGAATGCCGGGCCTTCCTTCGGGTCTGGGCCGCGGCGGCCTTCCCGGGCTCGGGAGCGGGCTACCGAGAGGCCTGCCGGGCCTCGGTGGCGGAATGCCGAAGTTCCCCGGGTTTCCCGGAAAGAAAAGATAA
- a CDS encoding FAD-dependent monooxygenase, translating into MAVARGLAQALGPDVRLAVIDRTDPAAIPTTADSRAFAIWAGTKKILEGLGVSDAMSGDAEAVTSIEISDSNIDDAFRPTKVTYDAHTKDGSPAAYIVPAASLATALYKSVANDPSVTWFAPAEIDGLLLGEYSSELTLRDGRVISAALTIAADGKNSKLRDDAGIKTIGWAYPQTGIVARVKFEEPHGGVAIQHFLPGGPFAILPLPHNRACITWSADKDEAARVTALDDAAFLGELDRRIGGRFGAITLDGPRQSWPLDVRLARRLIAPRFALVGDAAHGVHPVAGQGVNLALRDAAAMIEVLADAGRLGLDFGNGTHLERYQRWRRFDSTMSASLYDGINRAFAVDSIVLRAGRGAALGVLDKLPTLKDYIIAEAAGVTGDLPKLARGCPV; encoded by the coding sequence ATGGCGGTTGCGCGCGGCCTCGCGCAGGCGCTTGGGCCGGATGTGAGGCTCGCCGTCATCGACCGCACCGATCCTGCGGCGATCCCCACGACTGCCGACAGCCGGGCATTCGCCATTTGGGCGGGTACAAAGAAGATCCTCGAAGGGCTCGGCGTCTCGGACGCCATGAGCGGCGATGCCGAGGCCGTCACTTCGATCGAGATTTCGGACTCCAATATCGACGATGCTTTCCGGCCGACAAAGGTGACGTACGACGCGCATACAAAAGACGGTTCGCCCGCTGCTTACATTGTGCCGGCGGCATCGCTTGCGACGGCGCTCTACAAGTCCGTCGCCAACGATCCGTCCGTTACGTGGTTCGCTCCGGCGGAAATTGATGGGTTGCTGCTCGGTGAATATTCGAGCGAACTCACGCTGCGCGACGGACGGGTGATCAGCGCTGCGCTCACGATTGCCGCCGACGGCAAAAATTCGAAGCTCAGGGACGACGCCGGCATCAAGACGATCGGTTGGGCCTATCCGCAAACCGGCATCGTGGCGCGCGTGAAATTCGAAGAGCCGCATGGCGGGGTTGCGATCCAGCATTTTCTGCCTGGCGGTCCGTTCGCCATCCTGCCGCTGCCGCATAATCGCGCGTGCATCACGTGGAGCGCCGATAAAGACGAAGCCGCGCGGGTGACGGCTCTCGATGATGCCGCCTTTCTCGGCGAACTCGACCGGCGGATTGGCGGCCGCTTCGGTGCGATCACGCTCGATGGACCGCGGCAATCCTGGCCGCTCGACGTGCGTCTCGCGCGGCGGCTCATCGCGCCAAGGTTCGCACTGGTCGGCGACGCCGCACACGGTGTGCATCCGGTTGCGGGGCAAGGCGTCAACCTCGCGCTCCGTGATGCGGCAGCGATGATCGAGGTTCTGGCGGACGCAGGACGCCTGGGGCTCGACTTCGGCAATGGAACGCATCTTGAGCGTTATCAGCGCTGGCGCCGTTTCGATTCCACGATGTCCGCATCGCTTTACGACGGGATCAATCGCGCCTTCGCAGTCGACAGCATCGTGCTCCGGGCGGGCCGCGGCGCGGCGCTGGGTGTTCTCGACAAGCTTCCGACGCTCAAGGATTACATCATCGCGGAAGCCGCGGGTGTTACCGGAGATTTGCCGAAGCTCGCGAGAGGCTGCCCCGTCTAA
- a CDS encoding P-II family nitrogen regulator has product MKLITAVIKPFKLEEVRSALTDLGLQGMTVTEVKGYGRQKGHTEIYRGAEYAVSFLPKIKIEVVVPSAQVDKALAAIQRAAKTGQIGDGKIFVSPIEHTVRIRTGESDDDAL; this is encoded by the coding sequence ATGAAGCTCATTACCGCGGTAATCAAGCCATTCAAGCTCGAGGAGGTTCGTTCAGCACTGACCGACCTCGGCCTGCAGGGCATGACTGTCACCGAAGTCAAAGGTTACGGCCGTCAGAAGGGCCATACCGAAATCTACCGCGGCGCCGAGTACGCCGTGAGCTTTCTTCCCAAGATCAAGATCGAAGTCGTCGTACCCAGCGCGCAGGTAGACAAGGCGCTCGCTGCGATCCAGCGCGCCGCGAAAACCGGCCAAATCGGCGACGGCAAGATTTTCGTTTCGCCGATCGAGCACACGGTCCGCATCCGGACCGGGGAATCGGACGACGACGCGCTCTAA
- a CDS encoding septation protein A — protein sequence MSDQQKVPGTSEEPQFDRKQLIKLLVELGPLVVFFIGNSRFGIFAGTGAFMVATVISLVASRILLGRIATMPLVTGVFVLVFGGLTLWLQDDHFIKIKPTIVNGLFAAILIAGLLSGRLFLKIVFGDVMRLSEEGWRILTLRWALFFVFLAILNEVMWRFFSTDTWVAFKVFGIMPITFLFALAQIGLLKKHESAADNRPNAS from the coding sequence ATGTCGGATCAGCAAAAGGTGCCGGGTACGAGCGAGGAGCCGCAGTTCGATCGCAAGCAGCTCATCAAGCTGCTCGTCGAGCTTGGCCCGCTCGTTGTATTTTTCATCGGCAACAGCCGCTTCGGTATCTTCGCTGGGACCGGGGCCTTCATGGTCGCAACAGTCATTTCGCTTGTAGCTTCGCGGATCCTTCTCGGACGCATCGCAACGATGCCGCTCGTCACGGGCGTTTTCGTATTGGTGTTCGGCGGCCTGACGCTGTGGTTGCAGGACGATCATTTCATCAAGATCAAACCGACCATCGTGAATGGGCTGTTCGCCGCTATTTTAATCGCGGGCCTGCTCTCGGGGCGTCTGTTCCTCAAGATCGTGTTTGGAGACGTCATGCGCCTATCGGAAGAGGGTTGGCGAATCCTGACGCTTCGCTGGGCGCTTTTCTTTGTGTTCCTAGCGATCCTCAACGAAGTGATGTGGCGCTTCTTCTCCACCGACACGTGGGTGGCGTTCAAAGTTTTCGGCATCATGCCGATCACATTCCTTTTTGCGCTTGCACAAATAGGTCTTCTGAAGAAACACGAGTCCGCTGCCGATAATCGTCCGAATGCGTCGTAA
- a CDS encoding inner membrane-spanning protein YciB — MKARKRFFPFNAEQTINILSEFGPLVTMFVVNAFFGINTGTWALIGTTFLAIAVMLYMFHRPPIFPLIASSVTIVFATLTIITHDPMWVQIKVTIFNALFGVFLISGLWLNQNFFKYVFDKTFHYTDEGWHKFTWSFALFFFLTAAANEYVRQTFQENRMYEILGHEMDGVNVWILFKVAIVLPVSGLYAWILTRFMQKYRLPDPAHVEG; from the coding sequence ATGAAGGCACGGAAGCGCTTTTTTCCATTCAACGCAGAGCAGACGATCAACATTCTCAGCGAATTCGGCCCGTTGGTGACGATGTTCGTCGTCAACGCGTTCTTCGGCATCAACACGGGCACCTGGGCGCTCATCGGCACAACGTTTCTGGCCATCGCCGTGATGCTTTATATGTTCCACCGGCCGCCGATCTTTCCGCTCATCGCGTCGAGCGTCACCATCGTCTTCGCGACGCTGACGATCATCACGCACGATCCGATGTGGGTGCAGATCAAGGTTACAATTTTCAACGCCTTGTTCGGCGTGTTCCTGATCTCAGGGCTTTGGCTCAATCAGAATTTTTTCAAGTACGTCTTCGACAAGACGTTTCACTATACCGACGAAGGCTGGCACAAGTTCACGTGGAGCTTCGCGCTCTTCTTTTTCTTGACGGCTGCGGCGAACGAATATGTGCGCCAGACCTTTCAAGAAAACCGTATGTACGAAATCCTGGGCCATGAGATGGACGGCGTGAACGTTTGGATCTTGTTCAAGGTCGCCATTGTCCTGCCGGTATCCGGCCTCTACGCATGGATCCTGACGAGATTCATGCAGAAATATCGCCTCCCAGACCCGGCTCACGTTGAAGGCTAG
- a CDS encoding acyloxyacyl hydrolase has translation MRVFARIAATVGLAAILATGAASGASADGLLYALKIGVLAHDVPDLWSGFQVEHNAADINIEAQFAAAWALPWGAIRPVIGGSINTRGDTSDGYVDARWQGDCPSGLFFGLGLGAAIHDGEIGGPGSDPDKKWLGSRVLFHIPLEVGYHLDAHSDVSVYFEHMSNAYTEKYNEGMDRIGLRYGYRF, from the coding sequence ATGAGGGTTTTCGCGCGCATCGCCGCGACGGTCGGTCTGGCCGCCATCTTGGCGACAGGAGCGGCAAGCGGCGCGTCGGCCGATGGCCTTCTCTACGCCCTGAAAATCGGCGTTCTCGCCCACGACGTGCCGGACCTGTGGAGCGGCTTCCAGGTCGAACACAACGCGGCCGACATCAACATAGAAGCGCAGTTCGCCGCAGCTTGGGCGCTCCCCTGGGGCGCCATTCGCCCGGTAATCGGCGGCTCGATCAACACCCGTGGCGACACCAGCGACGGCTATGTCGACGCCCGCTGGCAGGGCGACTGCCCGTCGGGACTATTCTTCGGCCTGGGCCTCGGCGCCGCCATCCACGACGGCGAAATCGGCGGACCCGGCTCCGATCCCGACAAGAAATGGCTGGGCTCGCGCGTCCTGTTCCACATTCCGCTCGAGGTCGGCTACCATCTTGACGCACATAGCGACGTCTCGGTCTATTTCGAGCACATGTCGAACGCTTATACCGAGAAATACAACGAAGGCATGGACCGCATCGGCCTCCGCTACGGCTACCGGTTCTAG
- the rimM gene encoding ribosome maturation factor RimM (Essential for efficient processing of 16S rRNA) produces the protein MPNNKNPQRILVGEISGAHGIRGDVLVRTYTETPDAVAAYGPLTDETGKRSFSLRVVRVTSKGIVARIKGVEDRNAAEPLRGIKLYIGRDKLPEPKAAEYYHADLIGLDAVSEDGTALGKIVSVQNFGAGDLLELKPNDGSATEFIPFEDRYVPSIDLQARTIVINRPELTGSEDDEQKDGEDEENPEEYDRS, from the coding sequence TTGCCGAACAATAAAAATCCGCAGCGAATTCTCGTCGGCGAAATCTCCGGCGCTCACGGCATCCGTGGCGACGTTCTCGTCCGCACGTACACGGAGACACCAGATGCCGTCGCGGCGTACGGCCCGCTGACTGACGAAACCGGAAAACGAAGTTTTTCGCTCCGCGTCGTGCGCGTGACGAGCAAAGGCATCGTCGCGCGGATTAAGGGAGTTGAGGATCGCAATGCTGCCGAGCCATTGCGCGGGATCAAGCTCTACATAGGCCGCGATAAATTGCCGGAGCCGAAAGCCGCTGAATACTATCATGCCGACCTCATCGGGCTCGACGCTGTATCGGAGGACGGCACTGCGCTCGGAAAAATCGTCTCCGTACAGAATTTCGGCGCCGGCGATCTACTCGAGCTGAAACCAAACGATGGCTCGGCGACAGAGTTCATCCCTTTCGAGGACAGATACGTTCCGAGCATCGATCTTCAGGCGCGCACCATCGTCATCAATCGTCCGGAACTGACCGGCAGCGAAGATGACGAGCAGAAGGATGGTGAAGACGAAGAAAATCCCGAAGAGTACGATCGCTCTTAG
- the ftsY gene encoding signal recognition particle-docking protein FtsY, with protein sequence MSESKEKGKGIFGRFFRGASEPVQEQAPKHGEEQAVPEVAAPETVAPTPPKDVTVKAEPAPVKQSWFQRLKSGLGKTSSKLTSGITDLFSKRKLDANTIDDLEDLLIQSDLGLETTSRITNAIGKGRFEKGISADEVRAVLATEVERVLTPVAKPLVIETSHKPHVVMMVGVNGTGKTTTIGKLANKYKAEGKSVVLAAGDTFRAAAIDQLKVWGERAGVPVVARDVGGDSSGLAYDALKQAQATGADILLLDTAGRLQNKQVLMEELEKVTRVLKKLDPSAPHDVVLVLDATTGQNALNQVEVFRDRAGVTGLIMTKLDGTARGGILVAIAAKFGLPVHAIGVGEGADDLQAFSAADFAQAIAGI encoded by the coding sequence GTGAGCGAATCCAAGGAAAAAGGCAAAGGGATCTTCGGCCGCTTTTTCAGAGGTGCATCCGAACCGGTCCAAGAACAGGCACCAAAGCACGGTGAGGAGCAAGCGGTGCCCGAAGTCGCGGCACCGGAGACTGTCGCTCCAACTCCGCCGAAAGACGTCACCGTCAAAGCCGAGCCTGCGCCCGTTAAGCAGAGCTGGTTTCAGCGGCTCAAATCGGGGCTCGGCAAAACGTCGTCGAAGCTGACGTCCGGTATCACGGATCTCTTCTCGAAGCGAAAGCTCGACGCCAATACGATCGACGATTTGGAAGACCTGTTGATCCAGTCGGATCTCGGCCTCGAAACGACAAGCCGCATCACCAACGCCATTGGGAAAGGTCGCTTCGAGAAGGGCATCTCGGCCGACGAGGTGAGAGCCGTTCTAGCGACCGAGGTCGAGCGCGTGCTGACGCCGGTCGCAAAGCCTCTTGTCATCGAGACGTCGCATAAACCGCATGTGGTCATGATGGTCGGCGTCAACGGGACGGGCAAGACGACGACGATCGGCAAGCTCGCCAATAAATACAAAGCCGAAGGCAAATCGGTTGTGCTCGCTGCGGGTGATACATTTCGCGCCGCGGCCATCGATCAGTTGAAGGTGTGGGGCGAGCGCGCAGGCGTGCCCGTTGTTGCGCGGGATGTCGGCGGCGATTCCTCAGGTCTTGCCTATGATGCGTTGAAGCAGGCGCAAGCGACTGGCGCAGATATACTTTTGCTCGATACGGCAGGACGCCTGCAAAACAAGCAGGTGCTCATGGAAGAACTCGAAAAAGTCACACGCGTTTTAAAGAAACTAGATCCAAGCGCGCCGCACGACGTTGTTCTTGTGCTCGACGCGACGACGGGTCAGAACGCGTTAAACCAAGTCGAAGTCTTTCGGGATCGCGCGGGAGTGACAGGTTTGATTATGACAAAACTCGATGGGACAGCTCGCGGGGGCATTCTTGTCGCGATTGCAGCCAAGTTCGGTCTGCCTGTGCATGCCATCGGCGTTGGTGAAGGGGCGGACGATCTGCAAGCCTTTTCTGCCGCAGATTTTGCGCAAGCCATCGCAGGTATCTGA
- the mtaB gene encoding tRNA (N(6)-L-threonylcarbamoyladenosine(37)-C(2))-methylthiotransferase MtaB, producing the protein MSEPEVITLGCRLNVYESEVMRRHAREAGLDNAVIVNTCAVTGEAVRQAAQTVRKLRRTRPDARIIVTGCAAQIEPERFADMAEVDHIIGNAEKMKAETFAGLSTATSERVLVNDIMSVRESALHMLDGFQSHTRAYLQIQNGCDHRCTFCIIPFGRGPSRSVPAGEVVNQVRALVERGYFEVVLTGVDITSYGRDLPGTATLGKLVRQVLKHVPELARLRLSSIDQVEADADLMIALGEEERLMPHLHLSLQAGDDLTLKRMKRRHLRADAIAFCEKARALRPDIVFGADLIAGFPTETDDMFENSLNIVDECGLTYLHVFPFSPRKGTPAARMPQVPGNIAKERAAKLRAKGSAVLSSYLESQRGQVVDVLIERDGNGRTPQYAEVLMEGERAHRAGTIVRTHIKRADTQRLVGEAAS; encoded by the coding sequence ATGTCCGAACCTGAAGTCATAACGCTCGGCTGCCGGCTGAACGTTTACGAGTCCGAGGTTATGCGACGCCACGCGCGCGAAGCGGGGCTTGATAACGCCGTCATCGTCAATACGTGTGCTGTGACAGGCGAAGCCGTGCGACAGGCCGCGCAGACTGTTCGCAAGCTGCGGCGTACGCGACCCGACGCGCGCATCATCGTTACCGGATGCGCGGCGCAGATCGAGCCTGAACGCTTTGCCGATATGGCAGAAGTCGATCACATCATCGGCAATGCCGAGAAGATGAAGGCCGAGACCTTCGCCGGATTATCGACCGCGACGAGTGAGCGGGTTCTGGTAAACGACATCATGAGTGTGCGCGAGTCGGCGCTTCATATGCTCGATGGTTTCCAGTCTCACACGCGTGCTTACTTGCAGATTCAGAATGGATGCGATCATCGTTGCACGTTTTGCATCATCCCGTTCGGGCGTGGCCCGTCGCGTTCGGTTCCTGCGGGCGAGGTCGTCAATCAGGTGCGGGCGCTCGTCGAACGTGGGTACTTCGAAGTCGTGCTGACGGGTGTCGACATCACCTCGTATGGCCGCGATCTTCCGGGAACTGCGACGCTCGGTAAACTCGTTCGCCAAGTGTTGAAGCATGTGCCGGAGCTTGCGCGTCTCAGACTGTCGTCGATCGATCAAGTCGAAGCCGATGCCGATTTGATGATCGCGCTCGGCGAAGAGGAGCGGTTGATGCCGCATTTGCATCTGTCGTTGCAAGCCGGCGACGACTTAACATTGAAGCGGATGAAGCGGCGTCATCTGCGCGCCGATGCAATTGCCTTTTGCGAGAAAGCGCGAGCGCTCAGACCTGACATCGTGTTTGGCGCCGATCTCATCGCGGGATTTCCAACTGAAACGGATGATATGTTCGAAAATTCTCTGAATATCGTGGATGAATGTGGACTGACGTATCTGCACGTCTTTCCATTTTCTCCTCGCAAAGGGACGCCGGCGGCGCGTATGCCGCAAGTCCCGGGAAACATCGCCAAGGAGCGCGCGGCGAAGCTTCGTGCAAAAGGCAGCGCGGTGTTGAGTTCCTATCTCGAAAGTCAACGCGGACAGGTGGTCGACGTGCTGATCGAGCGCGATGGCAATGGACGCACGCCCCAATATGCTGAGGTTCTGATGGAGGGCGAACGCGCGCACCGCGCGGGGACAATCGTTCGAACACACATCAAGCGCGCTGACACGCAGCGGCTCGTCGGCGAGGCAGCCTCGTGA
- the dapF gene encoding diaminopimelate epimerase, which produces MNSASTIPFLKMNGLGNEIVVVDLRNSSRTFTPEEVAAVAADRISRFDQMMVLHAPKTAGTLSYVRIYNADGSEAGACGNGMRCVGWFLAQGGAGERFLVETRAGVLGTVVKNQASITVDMGEPKFDWQDIPLAEEFHDTRAIELQVGPIDDPVLHSPSVVNVGNPHAIFWVEDLDLYDLGRFGPLLENHPIFPERANISLAQVTSPQSILLRTWERGAGLTLACGSAACAAAVSAARKKLTGRSVKVTLPGGDLSIEWAANNHILMTGPVEFEYEGAIDFSKLAKVSV; this is translated from the coding sequence ATGAATAGCGCATCGACCATCCCCTTCCTCAAAATGAACGGACTCGGCAACGAGATCGTCGTTGTCGATCTGCGGAACAGCTCCCGCACGTTCACGCCGGAAGAGGTTGCGGCCGTGGCCGCCGATCGCATCTCGCGGTTCGACCAGATGATGGTGCTGCACGCGCCTAAAACGGCGGGCACGCTATCGTACGTGCGCATCTACAATGCCGACGGATCGGAAGCGGGCGCGTGCGGTAACGGCATGCGCTGCGTCGGGTGGTTTCTGGCGCAAGGCGGCGCGGGCGAGCGCTTTCTGGTCGAAACGCGCGCGGGCGTTCTCGGGACCGTCGTCAAAAACCAGGCGTCGATAACAGTCGATATGGGCGAGCCCAAATTCGACTGGCAGGACATTCCGCTAGCTGAAGAGTTTCACGATACGCGCGCGATCGAATTGCAAGTCGGGCCGATCGACGATCCGGTGCTGCATTCGCCATCAGTCGTGAATGTCGGCAATCCGCATGCGATCTTCTGGGTCGAGGATCTCGATCTTTACGATCTCGGGCGGTTCGGACCATTGCTCGAGAACCATCCGATTTTTCCGGAGCGCGCGAACATTTCGCTGGCCCAGGTGACTTCGCCTCAATCCATTCTGCTCAGAACCTGGGAGCGTGGTGCGGGCCTGACGTTGGCATGCGGATCAGCGGCGTGCGCTGCGGCGGTGTCGGCAGCGCGAAAGAAGTTGACGGGCCGTAGTGTCAAAGTGACTTTGCCTGGCGGCGATCTCAGCATCGAATGGGCGGCCAACAACCATATCCTGATGACCGGTCCCGTTGAATTCGAGTACGAGGGCGCGATCGATTTTTCGAAATTGGCGAAGGTGTCGGTTTAG